The Puniceicoccus vermicola DNA window GCAGTGGATGCCGCTGAAGGAGGCGATCAACTCCGAGACCTTCCTGAAGTTCCTCCGGCAACTGGTTAAGTTCAGGAAGCGTAAGATCATCCTGATCGTCGATAACCTGCGGGTCCACCACAGCAAGCCCGTCAAGGAGTGGTTGGAGCAAAACACCCATCGCATCGAACTCGTATTCCTTCCAGCCTACAGCCCCGAGCTCAACCCGGACGAATACCTGAACAACTACTTGAAGCAGACCGTGACCGCAGAAGAAAGGCTCACCGACAAAGTCGAACTCGATGCAACCGTGAAGGTGAAAATGTTCCTGCTCGGGATCAGAAAACATCTCGTAAAATCCTTCTTCCGTCATCCTGCGGTCCAATATGCAGGCCTATCACCTATTTGATTAGCCGAGTAATAAGGTCGAACGGTTAAATTCCGAGGGAGAGTGGCTTGTGGTCATCGGGGCGAAATCGAAGATCAGCCGCTTTAGATCACCAAGGTCACTTGGCCTGATGATCCTAGAAATCAACCCGACGACAGAATCTTGCAGGCGGGTAGGGAAGTGTTTTACGATCTATATCTTCTGAAAGCCACAACTAGCCAAAGCGGGGATCCAGTCAGCTAACTCAATGTCTTTTGCGCTCCGTGCCAGTAGTGTGATCCTCTTCGACGACAAGCTAAGAATATGCTGGGTAGAAACATTGTAATCGTAGGGGGCTGTGGCTTGATCGGAAGGAAGCTGAAAAAGGAGTGGCCCGATGCGGTCTGGGTTGATCGGTTCCAAGGTGCCGATTTCGTATGCGATTTAGGCTGTCTCAATGGAAAAAATTCGGCTTTCCACTCGATCCTTCAGGTGGCAGAGGTTGTCATCCATCTAGCGACATCGGCGGATCCAGAGGAGCCGGAATCGATTCATTTTCAATTAGTTGTGGACACTGCGAAGTTGGTGGCCGCTTGCGATGCGGCAAATGTTCAGAAATTGATCATCGCGTCATCTGATTGGGCAGAACCGAAAGCTGCCCACTTGCGGATCAATTCCTACGGATATTCGAAACGGGTCATCGAGGCTATGGCCGAGATGTATTCCCACTGTGAAGGCCGTTTGGCCACAGCCATTCGTATTGGATGGGTTCCTGATGAATCTGTGGACATCGATGAAGCGCCAGACTGGTTGCTGGATAACTATTGGAGCGATGCGAAGCTGATCAAGGAGTTTTCGAGGGTTATCCGAAATGAACCTAACGACCGTTCGAAGGGTGATGGTGAAATATCGTCCCCGAGTGCCTGATTGAAGACCTTTGCAGAATCGAATGAATAAATTGATTACAGAATGGAAACTTGGCTGGGGCGTTTTTCTACGATTCCTTCTCCTTTACGTCGTCTTGGCTATTTTATCCCTCCTGCTTATTCCTGCCAACGCATTATGGCAGTATAGCGCTTCCTGGCCGTCTTGGAGCCGAGTTCCGGTCATCTTGATCGGTTCTGTTTTCGTTCTTTATGTATTTCCGATGATATTTTATTGGGCTGCGCGAATGACGGGATATCTTCAAGGATCCGACAAGGGCGAGTTTGCCAAAATGAAGAACATCGAAAGGGAGCGAAACGAGTTCGGAGAAAAAGACCCATGGGAAATGGACAATTCCACCGGGAGCGAACGAGAGGATTAGTCGATTTAAATTCCCTGCCTTGGGCTTGAGTCTAGCAGCTCACGGGAATACTTACTGCGAGATGGAGGGAGAAATTGGAAAACCGATCGCATTGGAAGCCTACGAACAACTTGCCGATTCCTACAGTGCTCAGGTTGAGGAGAAACCGCACAATGCCTACTATGATCGTCCGGCAGTTTTATCGTTGCTACCGGATTTGAAGGGGAAACGGCTACTCGAAGCGGGGTGCGGCCCAGGAATTTATCTAAAGGAGATGACTGCGCTCGGAGCCGAAATGCCGGTGGGGGTTGATGTAAGTCCGCGGATGTTGTCTCACGCGAAACGTCGTGTAGGCGAGAGGGCCCGATTGTATGAGGTCGATTTAAATCGGGGACTTTCATTGTTCGAGGATGAATCATTCGACATCGTGGTTAGTCCTTTGGTTCTGGATTATGTCTATGACTGGCGGATGATCTTCTCAGAATTCAATCGAGTGATGGCAGAGGGGGGAACTTTGATTTTCTCGGTAGAACATCCATCATCCGATTATCGGTTGCGTTCGGGGGAAAGCTATTTTTCGGTTGGGAGAACGGAGCTCGTTTGGAAAGGATTTGATAAACTAGTCTTGGTTCCTTCGTATCGGAGACCATTGCAGGAGATGCTTAACCCTCTCATTCAGGCTGGGTTTTTCCTGGAGAAGGTTCTCGAGCCGTTGCCCACCGAGGAGTTTCGGGAATCGAACAGAAAAGAGTTCGATCATTTGTCCACAAGCCCTGGATTTATCTGTTTCAAAGCGAGAAAATGAAATCGATCATCCTTTACGCACGCTGAATAGAAGAATGTTTCAATATCCAATTTTCGAGACAGCGCTCTGTATCATCACCGTTGCTCTTTTATTGTTTCTCGTTCGAGTTGTCCGGCAACGAGGTTGGGTTCGTGCTACGGGCACCTCTCAGCACTCGGCAGCAGCCAGATCAGGGCAACCTGAGAGCCTTCCCGTAAAATGGTAAAAATTAGCTGTATTGCGATCTATACTGGGGGGTTGTCTGCCCTCCAGGTTTTGTTTTAATCGAATGACTTGCATATGGTGATATCTTCCGAAAGACGTGTTTTTGTAGCTGGCTCCACTGGGGCGATTGGGCAGGTCCTTTGCCGCCTATTGATCGAAGATGGATGGCTCGTCGTGGGAACGACGCGCTCAAAGGAAAAAGCAGAACATCTGCGAACTCTGGGCGTCGATCCGGTCGTCGTGGATGTTTATGATCGAGAAGCTCTGATGAGTGCGGTCGATGCCGCCAAACCGAATGTGGTGGTTCATCAGTTGACGGATTTGCCCAAAGATTTTACGCCCGAAGCCATGACTGTGGCCCGCCCGCGTAATGCGCGGATACGTGAGGTGGGGACGGATAACCTCGTCGCCGCCGCTGTGGCTGCCGGTGCGAAGCGTTTTGTGGCTCAGAGCATAGCTTTCGCCTATGCTTCGGGCCAACCACCGTTCTCGGAAGAGTCGCCCTTGGATGCTTCGACCTATTCCTCGGTCATCCATCTCGAGAAACGAGTCTTGGAGTCGGATCTTGAGGGGGTTGTTTTGCGGTATGGCAAACTCTATGGCCCCAATACGTGGACTCTAGACCCGCCAGAGGAGATCCCACTGCACGTGGAGGCGGCTGCCGATGCGGCCCGGCGTGCGATGACGCTTGGCCTTGGGGTATACAATCTCGTTGAGGATGAGACTACGGTGACCAACTCGAAGGCAAAACGTGAGCTGGAATGGAAACCTGAATTTCGGATGCCGGTCTCCTAGGTCGGTTGTCGGTTGTCGGTTTTCTGTGATCGGTGGTCGGTGGTCGGTGGTCGGTGGTCAGTGGACGGTCGTCGGTGGACGGTTTTCGATGGGTCGGTATTCTGGGAAAAGGGGAAGAGCCAGCTTCGCTGGCGACCGCTGATGTTCGCTTATAATCGCTTATGGGGAGAGTAGGACTGATGAGTGATCGGTCGTATGGATCTGGGATTGGGATTTCGCTATCTTATTAGCGGATATTAGCGAAGATAAGCGGTCTCCGGCTTTGCCGGATTCTCTTCCTCTCCGAGATTGAGGTTTTTATTTCAGGTTTCAGGTTTCTCCATTTTATCCTTCTCTCCCATAGTTGGAACGGTGAGGCAGCGCGGCGACTGAAGTCGCCGGTCCCAGTGGGGATGCCGGGTGTCGGCGTGCATATTTCAAAGTCGATCGTTCAATATGCCCGACTGGGGATGCGGGGGACTCTTGTTGGAAATGTCGGTTATTTTCTAAGTGTCAGAAGATCAGTGACTAGCGGGGATCGGGTTGAGGTTGGCACAGTAACTGCGGCGACATGATTTGATGAAACATACATTCAAAGAACTCTACCTCGCACAACTTCAGGACCTTTACAGTGCGGAAACTCAACTCATCGACGCTTTGCCCAAACTGGCATGGAGAGCCCGCGATGAGGATTTAAAGAAATCTTTTGGCGAGCATTTGGAAGAAACCAAGGAACATGTCGCCCGGCTCGAGAAAATTTTTGAAGGGCATT harbors:
- a CDS encoding IS630 family transposase yields the protein WGDETAIKPECHFRRSFSPKGVTPVVRQSAKRFHSSLISAINNQGKMQWMPLKEAINSETFLKFLRQLVKFRKRKIILIVDNLRVHHSKPVKEWLEQNTHRIELVFLPAYSPELNPDEYLNNYLKQTVTAEERLTDKVELDATVKVKMFLLGIRKHLVKSFFRHPAVQYAGLSPI
- a CDS encoding NAD-dependent epimerase/dehydratase family protein; the encoded protein is MLGRNIVIVGGCGLIGRKLKKEWPDAVWVDRFQGADFVCDLGCLNGKNSAFHSILQVAEVVIHLATSADPEEPESIHFQLVVDTAKLVAACDAANVQKLIIASSDWAEPKAAHLRINSYGYSKRVIEAMAEMYSHCEGRLATAIRIGWVPDESVDIDEAPDWLLDNYWSDAKLIKEFSRVIRNEPNDRSKGDGEISSPSA
- a CDS encoding Yip1 family protein — translated: MNKLITEWKLGWGVFLRFLLLYVVLAILSLLLIPANALWQYSASWPSWSRVPVILIGSVFVLYVFPMIFYWAARMTGYLQGSDKGEFAKMKNIERERNEFGEKDPWEMDNSTGSERED
- a CDS encoding class I SAM-dependent methyltransferase, whose translation is MEGEIGKPIALEAYEQLADSYSAQVEEKPHNAYYDRPAVLSLLPDLKGKRLLEAGCGPGIYLKEMTALGAEMPVGVDVSPRMLSHAKRRVGERARLYEVDLNRGLSLFEDESFDIVVSPLVLDYVYDWRMIFSEFNRVMAEGGTLIFSVEHPSSDYRLRSGESYFSVGRTELVWKGFDKLVLVPSYRRPLQEMLNPLIQAGFFLEKVLEPLPTEEFRESNRKEFDHLSTSPGFICFKARK
- a CDS encoding NAD-dependent epimerase/dehydratase family protein; this translates as MVISSERRVFVAGSTGAIGQVLCRLLIEDGWLVVGTTRSKEKAEHLRTLGVDPVVVDVYDREALMSAVDAAKPNVVVHQLTDLPKDFTPEAMTVARPRNARIREVGTDNLVAAAVAAGAKRFVAQSIAFAYASGQPPFSEESPLDASTYSSVIHLEKRVLESDLEGVVLRYGKLYGPNTWTLDPPEEIPLHVEAAADAARRAMTLGLGVYNLVEDETTVTNSKAKRELEWKPEFRMPVS